A region of Paralichthys olivaceus isolate ysfri-2021 chromosome 24, ASM2471397v2, whole genome shotgun sequence DNA encodes the following proteins:
- the LOC109638874 gene encoding SLIT and NTRK-like protein 1 codes for MLLWIVLLNAALCVASGNVTKDVCKEQICSCNDIEGDLHIDCEKKSFTTLQHLTGPSSQFYHLLLHGNSLSRLFPNEFANFYNAVSLHLENNGLHDIVPGAFLGLQLVKRLHINNNKIRSFRKSTFLGLDDLEYLQADFNLLRDIDPAVFRDLNKLEVLILNDNLISALPINVFQHVPITHLDLRGNRIKTVPYEGVLEQIPGIAEVLLEDNPWDCNCDLVSLKEWLENIPHNALIGRVICEAPTRLQGSDLNETSEEDLCPSQSGGVDTSLVAPPTQEETLVTVARGPRPTPYKPSRDASGPPTPGGHGAKSRSKSRENWQLKTKPTPVVTGVSSEREQLHNITCPQLCNCKLVGSRQGLGVNCEGKKIESLSNLKPRPLAAHELNMRDNNIHGVKKNQLLAYSSLNQLDLGGNNIKMIDNGTFQNQSELRWLYMDKNYLDTLIAEMFVGLVNLEYLSLEYNDIQLIVAGAFGPMPNLRVLLLNNNLLKSLPVDAFLGISLSKISLHNNYFPHLPVAGVLDQLNSIIQIDLHGNPWDCSCNIVPFKQWTEKLGAEVIVGDLKCESPEEFWKRDFRYVRNDLMCPRLYDRISPTSLSKNSTFTLDSGTRSNSYLEPNRVSISVLVPGLLLVFVTSAFTVVGMLVFILRNRKRSKRRDGNSSASEINSLQTVCDSSYWHSGPYHADGGAHRGFDCSTHLSTTNDA; via the coding sequence ATGCTGCTCTGGATCGTCCTGCTGAATGCGGCTCTTTGTGTTGCCAGTGGGAATGTTACAAAGGACGTTTGTAAGGAGCAGATATGCTCCTGCAACGACATCGAGGGGGATCTGCACATAGACTGCGAAAAGAAGAGCTTCACCACGCTGCAGCATTTGACCGGCCCCAGCTCGCAGTTCTACCACTTGCTGTTGCACGGGAATTCACTGTCCAGGCTCTTTCCCAACGAGTTCGCCAACTTTTACAACGCGGTGAGCTTGCATTTGGAAAACAACGGCTTGCACGACATCGTCCCCGGTGCGTTCCTGGGGCTGCAGCTGGTGAAGAGGCtgcacatcaacaacaacaagataCGATCGTTCAGGAAAAGCACGTTCCTGGGGTTAGACGACTTGGAATATCTGCAAGCTGATTTCAATCTACTGAGGGACATCGACCCCGCCGTTTTCAGGGACCTAAATAAACTTGAAGTGTTAATCCTTAACGACAACCTCATCAGCGCGCTACCTATAAACGTGTTCCAACATGTGCCCATTACGCATCTCGATCTGCGGGGGAACCGAATCAAAACGGTGCCTTATGAGGGGGTCCTCGAGCAAATACCAGGCATTGCGGAGGTTTTGCTGGAGGACAACCCGTGGGACTGTAACTGCGACCTGGTTTCTCTTAAGGAATGGCTGGAGAACATACCGCATAACGCGCTTATTGGGAGAGTGATTTGCGAGGCTCCCACCAGGCTGCAGGGGAGCGACCTGAACGAGACGTCAGAGGAGGATCTGTGTCCTTCACAGAGCGGCGGCGTGGACACCAGCCTGGTCGCCCCTCCCACCCAGGAGGAGACCTTGGTCACAGTGGCCCGTGGCCCCCGTCCCACGCCTTACAAGCCCAGCAGAGACGCCAGCGGCCCGCCGACGCCTGGTGGCCACGGAGCCAAGAGCCGCTCCAAATCTCGTGAGAACTGGCAGCTGAAAACTAAGCCCACTCCAGTGGTGACAGGTGTGAGCAGCGAAAGAGAGCAGCTGCACAACATTACGTGCCCCCAGCTGTGCAACTGCAAGCTGGTGGGCTCCAGACAGGGGCTGGGGGTCAACTGTGAGGGCAAAAAGATCGAGAGCTTATCCAACCTCAAACCCAGGCCCTTGGCAGCGCATGAGTTGAACATGAGAGATAATAACATACATGGAGTGAAGAAGAACCAGCTGTTGGCCTACTCCAGCCTCAACCAGCTGGATCTGGGTGGGAACAACATCAAGATGATTGACAACGGTACTTTCCAGAACCAGAGCGAGCTCAGGTGGCTTTATATGGATAAGAACTATCTGGATACACTGATAGCAGAGATGTTTGTGGGCCTTGTGAATCTGGAATATCTCAGTTTGGAATACAACGACATCCAGCTGATAGTGGCAGGTGCGTTCGGGCCCATGCCCAATCTGAGGGTTCTGCTCCTCAACAACAACTTGCTCAAGTCTTTACCCGTGGATGCTTTTCTTGGGATTTCTTTATCCAAAATTAGCCTGCATAATAATTATTTCCCCCACCTCCCTGTGGCTGGCGTCTTAGACCAGCTCAATTCAATCATACAGATCGATTTGCACGGGAACCCCTGGGATTGCTCGTGCAACATTGTGCCCTTCAAGCAGTGGACGGAGAAACTCGGTGCCGAGGTGATAGTGGGCGATCTCAAGTGCGAGTCCCCAGAAGAGTTCTGGAAACGAGATTTCCGCTACGTCCGGAACGACCTCATGTGCCCGAGACTCTATGACCGAATCTCCCCCACCTCGCTCTCCAAAAACAGCACTTTCACCCTGGACTCGGGGACACGCTCAAACTCTTACTTGGAGCCCAACAGGGTCTCCATCTCCGTGCTCGTCCCTGGACTGCTGTTGGTGTTCGTCACGTCCGCGTTCACTGTTGTGGGAATGCTTGTCTTTATTTTGCGGAACCGAAAGAGGTCAAAGCGAAGGGACGGGAACTCGTCCGCCTCCGAGATCAATTCCTTGCAGACAGTGTGCGACTCGTCTTATTGGCACAGTGGGCCTTATCACGCAGACGGGGGCGCGCACCGGGGCTTTGACTGCAGCACGCACCTCTCCACAACAAATGATGCGTAA